The nucleotide window AGGAGCGTCCGCGCAGTGCCTCGGCGGCGGCATCACGCCGGCCGAAGTCGACATGTGCACGCCGACGCCGAAAGCGCGGCTGCTCAAGAACGGGATGCTGATCCCGCCCAAGGCGGCCCCCGGCCGCGTCAAGCGGGTCATCGCCTTCGCCAACCGGATCCGCTCCAAGCCGTACATCTACGGCGGCGGCCACCGGACATGGTGGGACCGGGGCTACGACTGCTCCGGCTCCGTCAGCTACGCCCTGCACGGCGGCAGCTTCCTCTCCAGCCCGCTTCCCTCCGGTCCCCTCGAAAGCTGGGGGCTCGCCGGGGAAGGGCGCTGGATCACCGTCTTCGCGAACCCCGGTCACGCCTACGCCGTGATCGCGGGCTTTCGCTGGGACACCTCCGGGAACACCGACGGCACCACGGGCCCGAGCTGGCACGCCGACATGCGTGAGTCGGGCACCTACGTCGCCCGGCACCCCGCCGGTTTCTGAGTCGGCGAGGGAAAGCTGAGGACATGCTCCGCCCCGGCCAAACGGTCGGGGCGAGTTTGTCCTTGCGTTCCTGACCTGCTCGGATAACTTCTACGCCTGTAGCTGCTCCACCCGACATCCGCCTGGTCGGCCTCGCGAAGCGCTACGGGGAGGTCGTGGCCGTCGCGGGCATCGACCTCGAGATCGAGCGCGGCGAGTTCTTCACCCTGCTCGGTCCCTCGGGATCGGGCAAGACGACGACGCTGCGCATGATCGCCGGCTTCGAGCAGCCCGACGAGGGCGAGGTGCTGCTGCGCGGCCGCCCGATGCGCGGCGTGCCGCCGTTCCACAGGCCCGTGAACACCGTCTTCCAGGACTTCGCGCTCTTCCCGCACATGACGGTCATGCAGAACGTGATGTTCGGCCTGCGCATGGCGCGGGTGCCCGTCAAGGAGGCGCGCCGGCGGGCGCGGGAGGCGCTCGAGCTCGTCCGCCTCCCGCACGTCGCCGAGCGCAGGCCGCACATGCTCTCCGGCGGCCAGCAGCAGCGCGTCGCCGTCGCCCGCGCCCTCGTGAACAGGCCGGCCGTGCTGCTGCTCGACGAGCCGCTGGGCGCGCTCGACCTGAAGCTGCGCAAGGCCATGCAGTTCGAGCTCAAGACCCTCCAGCAGCAGGTAGGCATCACGTTCGTCTACGTGACGCACGACCAGGAGGAGGCCCTGACGATGGCCGACAGGATCGCGGTCATGAACGAGGGGCAGGTCCTCCAGGTGGGCGCGCCGGACGACATCTACGAGCGCCCGACGAGCCGCTTCGTCGCCGACTTCATCGGCGAGACGAACTTCCTGGGCGGACGGGTGAGGGAGAAGCACGACGGCCTCGCCGCCGTCGAGACGCCGAGCGGTGCCGTGGTCTGGGGCGAGCTGCGCGACCTCGACCTCGAGGTCGGCGACGAGGCGGCGCTGGCGGTGAGGCCCGAGAAGCTCAGCGTCGACCCGGTCGAGGACGCGCCGCCGCAGGCGGACCACGAGACGCGGCTCCTCGGCGTGATCAGTGCGGCGCACTACCTGGGCACCGACGCGCGCTACGAGGTGGACGTGGGCGGCGCCGCGCTCGTCGCCCGCGTGCAGAACCAGCACCACGGCTACGGCGGGATGCTGAGGGCGGGCACCCGCGTGGCCCTGACGTGGCGGACCCGGCACGGCTCCGTGCTCAGG belongs to Trueperaceae bacterium and includes:
- a CDS encoding ABC transporter ATP-binding protein codes for the protein MAVAGIDLEIERGEFFTLLGPSGSGKTTTLRMIAGFEQPDEGEVLLRGRPMRGVPPFHRPVNTVFQDFALFPHMTVMQNVMFGLRMARVPVKEARRRAREALELVRLPHVAERRPHMLSGGQQQRVAVARALVNRPAVLLLDEPLGALDLKLRKAMQFELKTLQQQVGITFVYVTHDQEEALTMADRIAVMNEGQVLQVGAPDDIYERPTSRFVADFIGETNFLGGRVREKHDGLAAVETPSGAVVWGELRDLDLEVGDEAALAVRPEKLSVDPVEDAPPQADHETRLLGVISAAHYLGTDARYEVDVGGAALVARVQNQHHGYGGMLRAGTRVALTWRTRHGSVLR